gtattcctctccttctcttggacgtcgtgtgggcgacgatcttccaagatgaaatccacccaaacttcttcctttccttcctagattcgaccaccaactaaccttcaagggatgctagacaagagagcttccttttcttcttctccttcaagcaaccggccaccaagagaaagcaatgcttgatgtcgccggcctccaagagagaaaacaaaaggagaagagaaaagggcaAGGATCggccaccaaaggattggaagagaggaataaaagaTATGCTATCTCgtgaggcacccctccatctcttttataatccttggtcttggcaaaaaaaaagaaaagttttaaacataattaaaacttccttatattccttgccaatgactaaaaaggaaagttttaaaataaaaaattaaaacttcctttaatgcttgtcatgacAGGCCATATACTTGtactccaaataaggaaagttttaaacataaaattaaaacttccttattgtttcctgtaagaaattttaataaaaatttctcttttaaatcccttgttagttataaaagaaaaattttataaattaaaatctctcttttataacatgtggatggttataaaaaaggaaagttttataaaaaattaaaatatttcttttaactacaaataaggaaagatatcaaatctctttcttaatcttttgtaaatagctataaaagaaaatattttaaaattttaaaattctcttttaaaaccatggcttccacaaaagaaaagattttaaaatttaaaatacccttttaattttatgtggtcggccacctagcttgggcttcaagcttggccggccacaacttggctccaatctttggcttggccgaccctagcttgggctccaagcttggcctgGCAAGCCACAACAAGATGGTAAAGAAGTTtgactttaagtggatataaggctttataaataagaggctacaacagggaccgagaggtgattttggtctcccgatgagcttaagcttcccgtgttcgccccgaacacccaactcaagttcatcaataataactcataccactaaagagttattattgcactaccacactaatcccatattacaatatgggctccttcatatcatgagtgcgttagtctccctatgtttaagatatcgaatgcccactaattaaatgagttactgacaactcacttaattaatatctagctccaagaataatatcactcaaccttattgtcatgtcgaactaagtccacttggagggtttacatgacaatccttatgagctcctcaaggggacatcatcaacttagattactaggacacaatttcattgtataatcaataacacaccatataaataatatcatttctcaacttatcgtgcctattgatttaacgaactaaatcttaccctttgataaattaaagaaataaatattagtatacgtgcttgttattatatcatgattaagagtacgcacttccataataacagaggttttgttcttttatgtagtcagtataaaaagaaactacctcaaatggtcctactcaatacacccatagtgtactagtgtaattttatagtcaagataaactaataccaaattacactacaaccactctaatgatttttctcattccatcttggttgtgagctactatttataatttataaggaattgataatatgatcttctgtgtgtcacctcacactatgttatctacaatataaattaaatggacaactacacttagcataaatgtagacatttgaccaatgtaattcttctGTGTGCAACATGTGGAGGTCGAGCGGGTGAAATGCCCCGAGCCCCTTAGATGGACTCCAACTAAATTTATTACATATCACCACTCAACGACCCACGATACCCAAGATTATTATCATTACAATCGAGGAAAAATTGTCAGGCTGCTAAACAAGGATACCATAAACGTTCGTTGTCTCCCAACCGTCGATAGTATCACCGGCAGAACGGTCGACATAGGAAAGAATATCAAGGAGTTGACCGACATCAAAGGGCGTCTCAGCGGCAAGAGTTGATCGACATCAAACTAATATATATTTGAAATGCAATATTACAATATTTTCCTAAAAGCTCAGGCAGTAGAGCCTTTGGATTACACACTCAACTCAAGATACATGGGAATATAATTTCTATTCCAGTCActgaatatttatttttatttcatcaCCAGCATATCATTGTATATAAAAACAGATTTATTTATTTACAATTGTCTGGTGGTATTGATTATTAACTTAAATATGGGCAATTTGTTTGGCCAAGTGGAGGCCATTAGGCATGGCAGCAACATAGAGTATAAAGCCATCAGTCGGAAGGACGGCTTGCCCACCGGAGCTGAAAACCCGATCGAACAAGAAGCCGGCAACGGCTCCAAGAATAAAACCTCCCACAAATCCTCCGATTAGTCCGACGGCCGTGACGAACAACGTAGTAGCTGCTTGACCAGTTAACTGAGTCGCTATAGCAACTCCCACAAGCTTTTCCAAAGCTGCTCCGCCTGTTTCTGCTGCCAGAACTAAGGCCTCTCTCGTAGCCGTCGTGATTGGGTGGTCCGACGAATACACGTCCCAGATTATCTGTCCCACATCTATCAGGAACATGGCTGCCGAACCAAAATTCGGTCTCTTCCTTCGATATGTTATTGACGAAGCCTTCACTGGGTCGTCTCCCTTCCCTTACTCGCCCAATAACACACTTAGCCGTCCCGATGCCTCAATTATTGCGGCATATACCTCTAGCTTTTGCTCTATTTCCAAGTCCTCAAACCGTCCCGTAAACCCAAGCCTATTTTGGTAACTGTATACATACAAACAAGGGTGAGTATTCAGTTAATTCAGtatataaattaatcaaattaatcgaaAATCGATTTAGTATTAATTAAccgaatcaaattaaaattttattaaaatcgaaTTAAACGAATCGATTATTTCGGTTAACACTGAATTAATTGACCTCACCTTCGAACTAGTTCGTCAAAGCCAATGCCGACGTTCCTGAGATATCTTGAGAATTCTGCTGAAGCATGAGGGTTGAGATTCAACCTCATGTAGCTCATGACCAATCGATCGTGTTCCTGAATGGATTCGGTGAAATCAAGCACAGCATCTCCACTCGAAGTGTCCAACTCCTCCAGCGCTTGGAAGAGTTGCAGTTGGTGATCCGTCATTTTGTCGAGATAGCTCCTTCGCAGCGTGTAGTTCCTGATGAGCTGAAGTGTGTTGTTGAGGCAGTGCTCTGTATAGGCAAGAATCTGTTCGGCGATGGGCCGGCGAACAGCATCGTCCTTGTACCTGATCACTATCGCATTGCAGTTGTCCAGGAGTGTGTTAACGGTTGTCATGTTATTGTTGCTCATCCTGAGGTATTCGAGTTGGTCCCCTAAGTTTTGGAAAGTTATGTGGTATAAGTTGTTAACTTCGTGGTTGCGAATCAGCTGGGCGAGCTGCCGGAGCCTCTCATCTTTCAGGAAAACAATAACTGCAGAGGAGGCCATTATGATGTATAGAAGCAAATTAAATACTCTCACTATCTCTTCTAAACTTTGTACCCCTCTTTTTCTCGATACCAAATTGCAAGAAGCTGAAGCAATATTTATAGGCCAAATATGCCGACATGTCATCCC
The genomic region above belongs to Zingiber officinale cultivar Zhangliang chromosome 11A, Zo_v1.1, whole genome shotgun sequence and contains:
- the LOC122032088 gene encoding uncharacterized protein LOC122032088, whose protein sequence is MASSAVIVFLKDERLRQLAQLIRNHEVNNLYHITFQNLGDQLEYLRMSNNNMTTVNTLLDNCNAIVIRYKDDAVRRPIAEQILAYTEHCLNNTLQLIRNYTLRRSYLDKMTDHQLQLFQALEELDTSSGDAVLDFTESIQEHDRLVMSYMRLNLNPHASAEFSRYLRNVGIGFDELVRSYQNRLGFTGRFEDLEIEQKLEVYAAIIEASGRLSVLLGE